Proteins co-encoded in one Stutzerimonas stutzeri genomic window:
- the ruvB gene encoding Holliday junction branch migration DNA helicase RuvB — translation MIEADRLITATGRDREEQFDRAIRPLNLADYIGQPVVREQMDLFIRAARARKEALDHTLIFGPPGLGKTTLANIIAQEMGVSIKSTSGPVLERPGDLAALLTNLEEGDVLFVDEIHRLSPIVEEVLYPAMEDFQLDIMIGEGPAARSIKLDLPPFTLVGATTRAGMLTNPLRDRFGIVQRLEFYSTADLATIVARSAGILGLPIEAEGAVEIARRARGTPRIANRLLRRVRDFAEVRGNGEITRGTADLALNMLDVDERGLDHQDRRLLLTLIEKFDGGPVGIDSLAAAISEERHTIEDVLEPYLIQQGYIMRTPRGRVVTRHAYLHFGLNLPKRMVEPPIADLFSGDMD, via the coding sequence GTGATCGAAGCAGATCGTCTGATTACCGCCACCGGTCGAGACCGCGAGGAGCAGTTCGACCGCGCCATTCGCCCGCTGAACCTGGCCGATTACATTGGGCAGCCTGTCGTGCGCGAGCAGATGGATCTCTTCATTCGTGCCGCCCGGGCGCGCAAGGAAGCGCTGGATCACACGCTTATCTTCGGTCCTCCAGGGCTCGGCAAGACTACGCTGGCCAACATCATCGCGCAGGAGATGGGGGTATCGATCAAGAGTACATCGGGGCCGGTGCTTGAGCGCCCGGGTGATCTCGCCGCGTTGCTGACCAATCTGGAGGAGGGCGACGTCCTCTTTGTCGACGAGATCCACCGGTTGTCGCCCATCGTCGAAGAGGTGCTCTATCCGGCGATGGAAGACTTCCAGCTCGACATCATGATCGGCGAGGGGCCCGCTGCGCGCTCGATCAAGCTCGACCTGCCGCCGTTCACGTTGGTCGGGGCAACGACCCGGGCCGGTATGTTGACCAATCCGCTGCGAGATCGCTTCGGTATCGTGCAGCGTCTGGAGTTCTACTCCACCGCTGATCTGGCCACCATCGTCGCGCGGTCGGCTGGCATTCTCGGCCTGCCCATAGAGGCCGAAGGCGCTGTCGAAATTGCGCGCCGGGCGCGGGGAACGCCACGCATCGCCAATCGCCTGCTACGGCGCGTTCGCGACTTCGCCGAGGTGCGCGGCAACGGGGAAATCACGCGTGGCACTGCCGACCTGGCGTTGAACATGCTCGACGTCGACGAGCGCGGCCTGGATCACCAGGATCGCCGCTTGCTACTGACGCTCATCGAGAAGTTCGACGGTGGGCCTGTGGGTATCGACAGTCTTGCCGCCGCGATCAGCGAGGAGCGTCATACCATCGAGGACGTGCTCGAGCCCTACCTCATTCAGCAGGGCTACATCATGCGTACCCCGCGCGGCCGGGTGGTCACGCGTCACGCCTATCTGCACTTCGGTTTGAACCTGCCGAAACGCATGGTTGAGCCGCCAATCGCCGACCTTTTCAGTGGCGATATGGATTGA
- the ybgC gene encoding tol-pal system-associated acyl-CoA thioesterase, with protein MRAESHAQPFLHRCRVYYEDTDAGGIVYYVNYLKFMERARTERLRSLGFAQSQLVGEDLLFVVHSSEARYHAPARLDDELLVSAEVIEMKRASLRFKQQVRRAKDDVLLCEGQFVVACVRTESLKPRSIPEGLRAAFAGSGLPPAGE; from the coding sequence ATGCGCGCGGAATCACATGCTCAACCGTTTCTCCACCGGTGTCGTGTCTATTACGAAGACACCGATGCGGGCGGTATCGTTTATTACGTCAATTATCTCAAGTTCATGGAGCGGGCCCGTACCGAGCGGTTGCGCAGCCTGGGGTTCGCCCAGTCGCAGCTGGTTGGTGAAGACCTGCTTTTTGTCGTGCATTCCAGCGAAGCGCGATACCACGCACCGGCCAGGCTGGACGATGAGTTGCTGGTGTCGGCTGAAGTGATAGAAATGAAGCGCGCAAGCCTGCGATTCAAGCAGCAGGTGCGGCGAGCGAAGGATGATGTGCTGCTCTGCGAAGGGCAGTTCGTGGTGGCCTGTGTGCGCACCGAGAGTTTGAAACCCCGTTCCATTCCCGAAGGGCTGCGAGCAGCTTTCGCCGGGTCGGGCCTACCCCCTGCAGGAGAGTAA
- the tolQ gene encoding protein TolQ, which yields MEANVDHMSMWSLISNASFVVQLVMLILVGASVMSWILIFQRGAMLRAAKRSLDAFEERFWSGIDLSKLYRQAGSNPDPDSGVEQIFRAGFKEFSRLRQQQGVDPDAVMDGVNRAMRVAISREEEKLEQSLPFLATVGSTSPYIGLFGTVWGIMNSFRGLAQVQQATLATVAPGIAEALIATAIGLFAAIPAVIAYNRFSARGEMLIGRYYTFADEFQAILHRKVHTTED from the coding sequence GTGGAAGCCAACGTCGATCATATGTCCATGTGGAGCCTGATCAGCAATGCCAGCTTTGTGGTTCAGTTGGTGATGCTGATTCTGGTAGGCGCCTCGGTGATGTCGTGGATCCTGATTTTCCAGCGCGGCGCCATGCTTCGTGCCGCCAAGCGTTCGCTGGATGCCTTCGAGGAGCGCTTCTGGTCCGGAATCGACCTGTCCAAGCTTTACCGGCAAGCTGGCAGCAACCCTGATCCCGATTCGGGTGTGGAGCAGATCTTCCGTGCCGGATTCAAGGAATTTTCCCGTCTGCGCCAGCAGCAGGGCGTAGATCCAGACGCGGTGATGGATGGTGTCAACCGCGCCATGCGAGTGGCTATCTCGCGCGAGGAAGAGAAGCTCGAACAGAGCCTGCCATTCCTGGCAACTGTCGGTTCCACCAGCCCCTATATCGGTCTGTTCGGTACCGTTTGGGGCATCATGAACTCGTTCCGCGGCCTGGCGCAGGTGCAGCAGGCGACCCTGGCGACCGTGGCCCCCGGCATTGCCGAAGCGCTGATCGCTACCGCCATCGGTCTGTTCGCCGCAATTCCTGCGGTCATCGCCTACAACCGCTTCTCGGCGCGTGGTGAGATGCTCATCGGTCGCTATTACACCTTTGCCGATGAATTCCAGGCGATTCTGCACCGCAAAGTTCACACCACTGAAGATTGA
- the ruvA gene encoding Holliday junction branch migration protein RuvA gives MIGRLRGTLAEKQPPHLIVDVNGVGYEVEVPMTTLYRLPAVGEPVTLHIHLVVREDAQLLYGFSDKRDRELFRELIRLNGVGPKLALALMSGLEVDELVRCVQAQDTSVLVKIPGVGKKTAERLLVELKDRFKAWENMPSIATLVVEPQRAVAVSSAENDAVSALISLGFKPQEASRAVSAVQGDDLSSEDLIRRALKGMV, from the coding sequence GTGATTGGACGTTTGCGCGGCACCCTGGCTGAAAAACAGCCGCCCCACCTGATCGTCGACGTGAATGGGGTCGGCTATGAAGTCGAAGTGCCCATGACTACCCTGTATCGCCTGCCAGCAGTAGGCGAGCCGGTAACGCTGCATATTCATCTGGTGGTGCGCGAGGATGCCCAGCTGTTGTACGGCTTCTCGGATAAGCGCGACCGTGAGCTGTTTCGTGAGCTGATTCGCCTCAACGGCGTGGGCCCCAAGCTGGCGCTGGCCTTGATGTCAGGGCTGGAGGTCGACGAACTGGTGCGCTGTGTTCAGGCTCAGGACACCTCCGTGCTGGTCAAGATTCCCGGCGTGGGCAAGAAAACCGCCGAGCGTCTGCTGGTGGAACTCAAGGATCGCTTCAAGGCCTGGGAGAACATGCCGTCCATCGCAACGCTGGTGGTGGAACCCCAGAGAGCCGTGGCAGTCTCAAGCGCGGAGAACGATGCCGTCAGTGCCCTGATCTCGCTGGGCTTCAAGCCGCAAGAGGCCAGCCGTGCTGTATCCGCCGTACAGGGAGACGATTTGAGCAGTGAAGACCTGATCCGCCGTGCACTCAAGGGAATGGTCTAG